The uncultured Cohaesibacter sp. genome window below encodes:
- a CDS encoding TIGR01620 family protein, whose protein sequence is MTKDNTSGQDKTNHHSRAPRAVKLDRGAYGDDIARPAPDTGATLSISRDFTPDSEDYFDKVNAESEPRYKPVRKRGWSLSVLFWSALSGIVSLAIGLWLDTLIRDLFARWDYLGWAGLALVAIAILSLLFFIGRELLALRRLARLDHLRAEVETTYEDGDRKDAMKIANDLLALYREQPSLFRARQTLKQDLPHLFDREDILAQTEQILMPPIDRLVTHRVHQAAKRVAVVTALSPRALFDVIVVLVETVRMVRFIAESYGNRPGFVAMLRLTGHIASHLAVTGGMAAGESLLQQIVGHGLAARLSAKLGEGILNGILTARIGLTTIALCRPMPFRTEAQPQLGAVIKTLRATSEEMEKQETTNAAGTAGK, encoded by the coding sequence ATGACCAAGGACAATACCTCCGGGCAGGACAAGACCAACCATCACAGCCGCGCCCCGCGCGCGGTGAAACTGGACCGCGGCGCCTATGGCGACGACATCGCCCGCCCGGCTCCGGACACAGGTGCGACGCTTTCCATCTCGCGGGATTTCACCCCGGACAGTGAAGACTATTTCGACAAGGTGAATGCCGAGAGCGAACCACGCTACAAGCCGGTGCGAAAGCGCGGCTGGTCGCTCTCCGTGCTGTTCTGGAGCGCTCTTTCCGGCATCGTTTCCCTCGCCATCGGGCTTTGGCTCGACACCCTGATACGCGATCTTTTTGCCCGCTGGGACTATCTCGGATGGGCTGGATTGGCCCTTGTTGCCATCGCCATTCTCTCGCTTCTTTTCTTCATCGGTCGCGAGCTACTGGCCCTGCGACGCCTTGCCCGCCTCGACCATCTTCGCGCGGAAGTTGAGACGACATATGAAGACGGCGACCGCAAGGACGCCATGAAGATCGCCAATGACCTGCTTGCACTCTATCGGGAACAGCCCTCCCTGTTTCGCGCCCGACAGACCCTCAAACAGGACTTGCCGCACCTCTTCGACAGGGAGGATATTCTCGCCCAGACCGAGCAGATCCTGATGCCACCGATCGACAGACTGGTCACCCACAGAGTGCATCAGGCCGCCAAGAGGGTGGCCGTCGTCACGGCCCTCAGCCCCCGAGCCCTGTTCGACGTCATCGTCGTGCTGGTGGAGACCGTGCGCATGGTCCGCTTCATTGCCGAGAGCTATGGCAACCGCCCCGGCTTCGTTGCCATGCTGCGTCTGACCGGCCACATCGCAAGCCATCTGGCCGTGACAGGGGGCATGGCTGCCGGTGAAAGCCTGTTGCAACAGATCGTCGGTCACGGCCTTGCCGCCCGCCTCTCGGCCAAGCTTGGAGAGGGCATTCTCAACGGCATTCTCACTGCGCGCATTGGCCTGACAACCATTGCCCTCTGCCGGCCGATGCCCTTCAGGACCGAAGCCCAGCCGCAACTGGGAGCCGTCATCAAGACCCTTCGCGCCACCTCCGAGGAGATGGAAAAGCAGGAAACCACCAACGCCGCTGGCACAGCCGGGAAATAG
- a CDS encoding 2Fe-2S iron-sulfur cluster-binding protein, translating to MPKITFITFDDTQYDVEAKDGATVMETAIKNGVPGIEAECGGACSCATCHVYVDEAWAAKTGEPGAMEEDMLDFAQDADERSRLSCQIKMTDELDGLVVRIPENQA from the coding sequence ATGCCCAAGATTACATTTATCACTTTTGATGACACGCAATATGACGTGGAAGCCAAGGACGGCGCGACGGTAATGGAAACGGCCATCAAGAATGGCGTTCCGGGAATCGAGGCCGAATGCGGCGGTGCCTGCTCCTGTGCCACGTGCCATGTCTATGTGGATGAAGCCTGGGCGGCAAAGACTGGTGAGCCGGGCGCGATGGAAGAGGACATGCTCGACTTTGCGCAGGATGCGGATGAGCGCAGCCGCCTTTCCTGCCAGATCAAGATGACCGATGAACTGGATGGCCTTGTCGTGCGCATTCCGGAGAATCAGGCCTGA
- a CDS encoding YcjX family protein codes for MKVLEEIRIATANLADFASDMTEPSIRLGVTGLARAGKTIFISSSLHNIIHGGRLPRFEAHATGRIGSAEISPQPDNLTPRFRYEDHIADLTDHRVWPSSTSRTSQVRLSLRYQSRDTLKRTFRSDRLALDIVDYPGEWLLDLTLMDHSFRSWSERSFRQASQPLYRPYSKEWIHFSDSIEAMVEEEERGDEPLLETIARQTASNFTAYLLKAKQARGAYALLTPGRFLMPGDLQDSPALTFAPLPDSLYSKDRKSLWAMMERRFEAYKSSIVQPFYRDHFARLDRQIVLIDLLAALNEGPETLAELENTITEILRAFRPGSHFWLRNLVSRRIDKILFAATKADHLHHTSHDRLEHILSRLVERAAKRVEASGADYETMAIAAVRATREATLTVEGEELPSLIGIPMKGESLGEDEFDGETEFALFPGDLPKKPESVFKHLESVSEATYTTKADSTLEQDPTRVDSKSQQQSLFEDPLCFVRFRPPELDKDANGVARSLPHIRLDRALDYLLGDILK; via the coding sequence ATGAAAGTCCTGGAAGAAATTCGCATCGCCACGGCCAACCTCGCCGATTTCGCGAGTGACATGACCGAGCCCTCCATTCGCCTGGGGGTCACAGGGCTCGCCCGTGCGGGCAAGACCATTTTCATCTCCTCGAGCCTGCACAACATCATCCACGGCGGCCGCCTACCCCGTTTTGAGGCCCATGCGACTGGCCGTATCGGCTCTGCCGAGATCAGCCCGCAGCCAGACAATCTCACCCCCCGATTCCGCTATGAGGATCACATCGCCGATCTCACCGACCATCGGGTCTGGCCCTCCTCGACCAGCCGCACCAGTCAGGTGCGCCTGTCACTGAGATACCAGTCGCGGGACACCCTCAAACGGACCTTCCGCTCCGATCGCCTGGCCCTCGACATTGTCGACTATCCGGGTGAATGGCTGCTCGACCTCACCCTGATGGACCACAGCTTCAGAAGCTGGTCCGAGCGCTCGTTCCGACAGGCCAGCCAGCCGCTCTACCGCCCCTATTCGAAGGAGTGGATCCACTTCTCCGACAGCATCGAAGCCATGGTCGAGGAAGAGGAACGTGGCGACGAGCCACTGCTTGAAACCATCGCCCGGCAAACTGCCAGCAACTTTACCGCGTATCTTCTGAAGGCCAAACAGGCGCGTGGCGCCTATGCGCTTCTGACGCCGGGACGTTTCCTGATGCCCGGTGATTTGCAAGACAGCCCGGCGCTCACCTTCGCCCCTCTGCCGGACAGTCTTTACAGCAAGGACAGGAAGAGCCTGTGGGCCATGATGGAGCGCCGCTTCGAGGCCTACAAGAGCTCGATCGTGCAGCCCTTCTATCGCGATCACTTCGCCCGTCTCGACCGACAGATTGTCCTGATCGACCTTCTCGCCGCCCTCAACGAAGGGCCCGAGACATTGGCCGAGCTGGAAAACACCATAACCGAAATCCTGCGCGCCTTCCGCCCCGGTTCGCATTTCTGGCTGCGCAATCTGGTCTCCCGCCGCATCGACAAAATCCTCTTTGCCGCAACCAAGGCAGACCATCTGCACCATACTTCGCACGACCGCCTGGAACACATCCTCAGTCGCCTCGTCGAGCGCGCCGCCAAGCGGGTGGAAGCCTCCGGCGCCGACTATGAGACCATGGCCATTGCCGCAGTCCGAGCCACCCGCGAGGCCACGCTGACCGTTGAGGGCGAGGAATTGCCTTCGCTGATCGGCATCCCGATGAAAGGTGAATCTCTGGGAGAGGATGAATTCGATGGAGAAACGGAATTTGCATTATTTCCCGGAGACTTACCAAAGAAACCTGAATCAGTTTTCAAACATCTTGAATCAGTTTCTGAAGCCACTTACACCACAAAAGCGGATTCAACACTTGAACAAGATCCGACCCGCGTTGACTCAAAATCTCAACAACAGTCCCTATTCGAAGACCCGCTCTGCTTTGTCCGCTTCCGACCGCCCGAGCTCGACAAGGACGCCAACGGCGTTGCCCGCTCGCTGCCCCACATCCGGCTGGACAGGGCCCTCGACTATCTGCTGGGAGACATTCTGAAATGA
- a CDS encoding MFS transporter — translation MKAPAVSASSWRTPFVLLMLMAAANQLGFASWNNLLNNFAITEVGFTGREIGIQQSIREIPGFLAFTSIFVLLVMREQTMAFVALALLGIGVAMTGFLPSIYGLYFSTIIMSVGFHYYETANQSLSLQWLPKDKAPAMMGRILSVAATAQLIAYGVIFLTWKTLHLSYETVFLIGGSMTIVVILVLWFLFPQFEAPNPQRKKLVLRKRYWLYYALTFMGGARRQIFTVFAGFMMVEKFGYRVDEIAALFFINCFFNMAFAPQIGKFIGHFGERRMLGIEYVGLFIIFTAYAYVSNPWMAAALYVADNAFFAMAIAMKTYFQKIADPADIAPTAGVAFTINHIAAIVIPASFGLIWLINPSAVFLLGSGMAIISFILSRFVPRHPEEGHEWVGKAPSAPQPAAE, via the coding sequence ATGAAAGCCCCTGCCGTATCTGCCAGCTCTTGGCGCACACCCTTCGTTCTGCTCATGCTGATGGCGGCGGCAAACCAGCTCGGCTTTGCCAGTTGGAACAATCTGCTGAACAATTTTGCCATCACCGAGGTCGGCTTCACCGGACGGGAAATCGGCATTCAGCAATCGATCCGCGAAATTCCGGGCTTTCTGGCCTTCACGTCGATTTTCGTGCTGCTGGTGATGCGGGAACAGACCATGGCTTTCGTGGCGCTCGCCCTGCTGGGCATCGGCGTTGCCATGACGGGCTTCCTGCCCTCTATCTATGGCCTCTATTTCTCCACCATCATCATGTCTGTCGGCTTCCATTATTATGAGACGGCAAACCAGTCGCTGTCGCTGCAATGGCTGCCAAAGGACAAGGCTCCGGCGATGATGGGACGCATCCTGTCGGTCGCGGCAACCGCACAGCTGATCGCCTATGGCGTCATCTTCCTTACCTGGAAGACGCTGCACCTGTCCTATGAGACTGTGTTCCTGATCGGCGGTTCGATGACCATCGTTGTCATCCTCGTGCTGTGGTTCCTCTTCCCCCAGTTCGAGGCCCCCAACCCACAACGCAAGAAGCTGGTGCTGCGCAAACGCTACTGGCTCTATTACGCGCTCACTTTCATGGGAGGTGCCCGCCGTCAGATCTTCACGGTCTTTGCCGGCTTCATGATGGTCGAGAAATTCGGCTATCGCGTCGATGAAATCGCTGCGCTGTTCTTCATCAACTGCTTCTTCAACATGGCTTTTGCCCCGCAGATCGGCAAATTCATCGGCCATTTCGGCGAGCGCCGGATGCTGGGTATCGAATATGTCGGCCTGTTCATCATCTTCACGGCCTATGCCTATGTTTCCAATCCATGGATGGCCGCAGCGCTCTACGTCGCCGACAATGCCTTCTTTGCCATGGCAATCGCCATGAAGACCTATTTCCAGAAGATCGCCGACCCGGCAGATATTGCCCCGACGGCTGGCGTGGCCTTTACCATCAACCACATTGCCGCCATTGTCATCCCGGCTTCCTTCGGCCTCATCTGGCTGATCAACCCGTCGGCCGTGTTCCTGCTGGGCTCGGGCATGGCAATCATCTCCTTCATCCTCTCGCGCTTTGTGCCAAGACATCCGGAAGAAGGTCATGAATGGGTTGGCAAGGCTCCTTCCGCCCCTCAACCGGCAGCCGAATAG
- a CDS encoding class I SAM-dependent methyltransferase, producing MPACCSRHGSGSLLGGLMPVGVHLVCGLPVVTRQRARVVPLASGDVVEIGFGSGHNLPHYDRSAVRSLIGINPDDGLPELARRAIARQDMPTKLLVESAEAMSLSSECADSVVVTYSLCSIPDVMAALAEAHRILRPHGRLLFCEHGLSPRARVARLQNRFNAPWRFVAAGCHLNRDTGALIRSAGFEMDQYDIYDLGLGTRILGTHHVGIARKR from the coding sequence ATGCCCGCTTGCTGCTCCAGACACGGATCCGGTTCCCTATTGGGTGGGTTGATGCCCGTCGGCGTGCATCTGGTGTGCGGGCTGCCTGTGGTGACGCGTCAGCGAGCCAGAGTGGTGCCGCTGGCGAGCGGCGATGTGGTGGAGATCGGTTTTGGCTCGGGGCACAATCTGCCCCACTATGATCGCAGTGCGGTCCGCAGTCTCATCGGCATCAACCCCGATGACGGTTTGCCCGAACTGGCCCGGCGGGCTATAGCCCGGCAGGACATGCCGACGAAGCTGCTGGTTGAAAGCGCTGAAGCGATGTCGTTGTCATCCGAGTGTGCCGATAGCGTGGTGGTGACCTACAGTCTCTGTTCCATTCCAGATGTGATGGCGGCCCTTGCAGAGGCGCACCGCATTCTGCGACCGCACGGGCGACTGCTGTTCTGTGAACATGGGTTGTCGCCGAGGGCCCGCGTGGCGCGATTGCAGAACAGGTTCAATGCGCCGTGGCGCTTTGTGGCGGCAGGCTGCCATCTCAACCGGGATACCGGTGCGCTGATCCGGTCTGCCGGTTTTGAAATGGATCAGTATGATATCTATGACCTGGGGCTGGGCACCCGTATCCTTGGCACCCACCATGTGGGCATCGCCCGCAAGCGGTAA